The following are from one region of the Gryllotalpicola protaetiae genome:
- a CDS encoding PadR family transcriptional regulator, whose product MRLAKDLMAATSAPLVLAILAEGESYGYAIIARVRELSNGEIEWTDGLLYPLLHRLEGSALVASRWGQAESGRKRRYYEITDAGRDELAEHRRQWATAVGALTQARVLAQSVAHLRAHVVAHVVAQGSAQGKGTLAW is encoded by the coding sequence ATGCGACTGGCGAAGGACCTGATGGCGGCGACGTCGGCGCCGCTCGTGCTGGCGATCCTCGCCGAGGGCGAGAGCTACGGCTACGCGATCATCGCCCGCGTGCGCGAGCTGTCGAACGGCGAGATCGAGTGGACCGACGGGCTGCTCTACCCCCTGCTGCATCGCCTCGAGGGCTCGGCGCTGGTGGCGTCGCGCTGGGGCCAGGCGGAAAGCGGCCGCAAGCGCCGCTACTACGAGATCACGGATGCCGGACGTGACGAGCTCGCCGAGCACCGCCGGCAGTGGGCCACCGCCGTCGGTGCGCTGACGCAGGCCCGCGTCCTCGCGCAGTCCGTCGCGCACCTCCGCGCACACGTCGTCGCACACGTCGTCGCACAGGGAAGCGCACAGGGAAAG